The following is a genomic window from Sphingobacterium spiritivorum.
GGTTAATAAAAACGGGCATCCAAAAAATTGAATGCCCGTTTCTAATATTTTCCAATCCGAAATTAGCCTCTGCTATTGTAGTTTGGAGCTTCTTTTGTAATTGAAATATTATGCGGATGCGACTCGCGAAGTCCTGCTCCTGTAATTCTTACAAACTGTGCCTCCTGAAGACTTGAAATTGTTGCGGCTCCACAGTATCCCATTGAAGCACGAAGACCACCGATGTATTGGTATACTACTTCAGCGAGCGTACCTTTATAAGGAACACGACCTACAATTCCTTCCGGAACCAGCTTTTTAATATCATCTTCCACATCCTGGAAGTAACGATCTTTGGACCCCTTTTCCATGGCCTCAATAGATCCCATACCACGATATGATTTAAACTTACGTCCTTCATATATAATCGTTTCTCCCGGAGCCTCTTCTACACCAGCAAATAGTGATCCAGCCATAATAGTACTTGCACCCGCTGCAATAGCTTTTGCAATATCACCTGTCTGCTTGATACCACCGTCAGCGATCAAAGGAACTCCTGTACCTTTAAGTGCTTTGGCAACTTCGTATACAGCATACAACTGCGGTACCCCCACACCAGCTATAATACGTGTAGTACAGATAGAACCGGGACCGATTCCTACTTTTACAGCGTCTGCGCCTGCTGCTGCCAGATCAGCTGCTGCTGCACCCGTAGCAATATTTCCGACGATAACCTGAAGATCAGGGTACGTTGATTTTACTAATTTAAGCTTATCTATTACTCCTTTTGAATGACCATGTGCAGTATCAATAGTGACGACATCTACACCTGCCTTTACCAAAGCGTCTACACGATCTAATGTATCAGGAGTGACTCCTACTGCAGCTCCGACCAGCAGACGTCCATGTGAATCTTTTGCAGCATTGGGGTAATGCTTATATTTCTGTATATCCTTAAAGGTGATCAACCCTTTCAGAAGTCCTTCGTCATTTACGACAGGAAGTTTTTCAATTTTATAGTTCTGAAGTATCAGTTCAGCCTGCACCAGATCCGTTCCTTCAGGAGCTACAACCAGATTATCACGGGTCATTAATTCGCTGATCGGACGTTTCATGTCTTTTTGAAAACGCAGATCCCTGTTTGTAACAATCCCGACCAATTTACCTGATCCGTCTATAATAGGAATACCTCCGATCTTATGTTCACTCATGATTTTGAATGCATCACCTACAGTAGCCGTTTCCAGCAGTGTTACCGGATCCTGGATCATACCACTTTCCGAACGCTTCACTTTACGGACTTCAGCAGCCTGCTCTGTAATCGTCATATTCTTATGCAGCATACCGATACCTCCGGCCTGAGCGATAGCAATAGCTAAGTCAGAACCTGTTACGGTATCCATTGCGGCAGAGACCAAAGGAATATTCAACTTGATTTTTTTAGTCAAATATGTGCTCGTGTCTACATCGCGCG
Proteins encoded in this region:
- the guaB gene encoding IMP dehydrogenase is translated as MQLDPQKFVAEGLTYDDVLLIPAYSEILPRDVDTSTYLTKKIKLNIPLVSAAMDTVTGSDLAIAIAQAGGIGMLHKNMTITEQAAEVRKVKRSESGMIQDPVTLLETATVGDAFKIMSEHKIGGIPIIDGSGKLVGIVTNRDLRFQKDMKRPISELMTRDNLVVAPEGTDLVQAELILQNYKIEKLPVVNDEGLLKGLITFKDIQKYKHYPNAAKDSHGRLLVGAAVGVTPDTLDRVDALVKAGVDVVTIDTAHGHSKGVIDKLKLVKSTYPDLQVIVGNIATGAAAADLAAAGADAVKVGIGPGSICTTRIIAGVGVPQLYAVYEVAKALKGTGVPLIADGGIKQTGDIAKAIAAGASTIMAGSLFAGVEEAPGETIIYEGRKFKSYRGMGSIEAMEKGSKDRYFQDVEDDIKKLVPEGIVGRVPYKGTLAEVVYQYIGGLRASMGYCGAATISSLQEAQFVRITGAGLRESHPHNISITKEAPNYNSRG